Proteins from one Coffea arabica cultivar ET-39 chromosome 8c, Coffea Arabica ET-39 HiFi, whole genome shotgun sequence genomic window:
- the LOC113720305 gene encoding uncharacterized protein, with the protein MGESSAPIDMKLLKRLDRFDEFIRKSQGLNKQGTHLRLFANKLGKPVDDENLPLRLFPESLEGDALDWYSNLKLEDVKTWIDLSNAFVRQYEYNCELAPTRTTLEGTKRKPSEDHKTYAKRWRKVAAKVEPPMTEDEIIRTFIKAHDPPYFEEIFRMTGCSFAAIVNKLEEFDESWEDCQCLYPQISVGCFTRARKQCEKAAVQKEGGGRNLYVEPKPFA; encoded by the exons atgggggaatcttctgctccaATTGATATGAAGTTGCTCAAACGTCTAGATCGTTTCgatgaatttataaggaagAGCCAAGGGTTGAATAAGCAGGGG acacatcTCCGACTATTTGCCAACAAATTGGGAAAGCCCGTGGACGATGAGAATTTGCCTTTAAGGTTGTTCCCCGAGAGTTTGGAAGGGGATGCGCTTGACTGGTATTCCAACCTGAAACTTGAAGACGTGAAAACCTGGATTGATTTATCTAATGCATTTGTGAGACAGTACGAGTACAACTGCGAGTTGGCTCCGACCCGAACTACGTTAGAAGGAACGAAAAGGAAGCCTTCCGAGGACCATAAGACCTATGCCAAGAGATGGCGAAAAGTAGCTGCAAaggtcgagccaccaatgaccgaGGATGAAATCATACGTACTTTCATAAAAGctcatgatccgccgtacttcgAAGAGATTTTCCGTATGACCGGATGTTCGTTTGCTGCAATTGTAAACAAACTTGAGGAGTTTGATGAGAGCTGGGAAGATTGTCAATGTCTCTACCCTCAAAtctcagttggatgctttacaagggCAAGGAAGCAATGCGAAAAAGCCGCCGTTCAAAAAGAAGGAGGGGGACGCAACCTTTAtgtggaaccaaaacccttcgcCTAG